A single window of Sulfitobacter sp. JL08 DNA harbors:
- a CDS encoding HupE/UreJ family protein produces MTRLALILVTVLVTCFPAVLRAHALDPGYLNLEAMGQERWRVTWRMPDVNGRPMPIEPRLPDVCTNDPPPPVFDGRAWTTGWVAVCTGGLVGGVIRIDGLENTRTETLVRYELTPGRTQVHRLTSAETAFTVPDDPGVLDILSSYVALGVTHILEGVDHLLFVFALLLLIRGWQRLLWAITAFTLAHSITLAAATLGWLSIPPPPVEAVIALSILFLAHELSLPPEARDPLAERIPWVLSFAFGLIHGLGFAGALREIGLPEGDVPLALFAFNIGVELGQILFIVLVLAVGYLAQRLYPKFRTMAAPLTKTASYGIGSLAAFWVIERIAAF; encoded by the coding sequence GTGACACGGCTCGCGCTGATTCTGGTGACGGTTTTGGTCACCTGTTTCCCGGCTGTCCTGCGCGCACATGCCCTTGATCCCGGCTATCTCAACCTCGAGGCAATGGGGCAGGAGCGGTGGCGCGTGACTTGGCGAATGCCCGATGTGAACGGGCGACCCATGCCGATTGAACCACGGCTGCCCGATGTCTGCACAAATGACCCGCCGCCGCCGGTTTTCGATGGGCGCGCATGGACAACCGGCTGGGTCGCCGTCTGCACCGGCGGCCTTGTCGGCGGTGTGATCCGGATCGACGGGCTGGAGAACACCCGAACCGAAACCCTCGTGCGTTACGAGTTGACTCCGGGACGAACACAGGTTCACCGATTGACGTCAGCAGAGACAGCCTTCACCGTGCCCGACGATCCCGGCGTTCTGGACATCCTTTCGAGCTATGTCGCGCTTGGCGTCACCCACATACTTGAGGGCGTCGATCATCTGCTTTTCGTCTTTGCGCTGCTGTTGCTGATCCGCGGATGGCAGCGGCTTCTGTGGGCGATCACGGCCTTCACACTTGCGCACAGCATTACTCTGGCCGCCGCCACGCTGGGCTGGCTAAGCATTCCACCGCCGCCCGTCGAGGCGGTGATCGCGCTGTCTATCCTGTTTCTCGCCCATGAACTGTCCTTGCCGCCAGAAGCCCGCGACCCGCTGGCCGAACGCATACCCTGGGTCTTGTCCTTCGCATTCGGTCTGATTCACGGTTTGGGCTTTGCTGGCGCGCTGCGCGAGATCGGCCTGCCGGAAGGTGATGTTCCTCTGGCTCTGTTTGCGTTCAACATCGGGGTCGAGTTGGGCCAGATTCTCTTCATCGTGCTGGTTCTGGCTGTTGGCTACTTGGCGCAGCGTCTCTATCCGAAGTTCCGGACTATGGCCGCTCCGCTGACAAAAACCGCAAGTTATGGCATCGGCAGTCTGGCCGCTTTCTGGGTGATTGAGCGGATCGCGGCGTTTTGA
- a CDS encoding SH3 domain-containing protein: protein MTQPTDLFLTMQSRRISSGFLRWVVLGFSALILLLVLTVTRVAAQDDMREEQVRFPAGATGATIKGQITGREFVVYKLGAEAGQVMNISLTSNNTATYFNVYAPGSGPGYRALAVGSLTGPLMPDLNRFSGALLLSGEYSVSVYLYRNAARNGEVSDYTLEVSITGETGEIVQGDFADGLQGGPDYWAVETGGGTLNMRQEPSEGAGIVTRLVNGTPLRNLGCRIAEARRWCRVATLSDPGFDGWVAGDFLIEGSGEGAATQLPDLIPVPAGNEDVLIPGIDYHATGQVQCVRNADAPDQSCDFGVKRQGNGTGAVTIEWPEGGSRTIFFQGGTAVSYDQSQADQGRGMTVTRDGDNSIVFVGEERFVIPDAVIWGG from the coding sequence ATGACACAACCAACTGATCTTTTCCTGACCATGCAATCGCGCCGGATTTCTTCTGGTTTCTTGCGATGGGTGGTGCTCGGCTTTTCTGCGCTTATCCTGCTTCTGGTTCTGACTGTTACCCGGGTGGCAGCGCAGGACGACATGCGCGAAGAGCAGGTCCGGTTCCCGGCAGGCGCGACAGGTGCAACGATCAAAGGGCAGATCACCGGCCGCGAATTCGTTGTTTACAAACTTGGCGCCGAAGCCGGACAGGTGATGAACATCAGCCTGACATCAAACAACACCGCGACCTATTTCAATGTTTACGCACCCGGCAGCGGCCCTGGTTATCGAGCGCTTGCGGTAGGCAGTCTCACCGGACCACTCATGCCGGACTTGAACCGGTTTTCGGGTGCTCTGCTGCTTTCAGGCGAATACTCGGTCTCGGTCTATCTGTACCGAAACGCCGCGCGAAACGGGGAGGTGTCGGATTACACGCTTGAAGTTTCGATCACAGGAGAGACGGGCGAGATCGTTCAGGGCGACTTTGCTGATGGGCTGCAGGGCGGGCCCGACTATTGGGCCGTGGAAACTGGCGGAGGCACCCTCAACATGCGCCAAGAGCCTTCCGAAGGCGCCGGAATTGTCACCCGCTTGGTCAATGGCACACCGCTGCGGAACCTTGGCTGCCGCATCGCCGAAGCGCGCAGATGGTGCCGCGTCGCGACGCTGTCTGATCCCGGTTTTGACGGATGGGTCGCGGGTGATTTCCTGATTGAAGGAAGCGGTGAAGGGGCAGCCACACAGCTTCCTGATCTGATCCCCGTTCCGGCAGGTAACGAAGACGTCTTGATTCCCGGCATCGACTATCACGCCACAGGACAGGTTCAATGCGTGCGCAACGCAGATGCCCCTGATCAAAGCTGCGATTTTGGAGTCAAAAGACAAGGCAATGGGACCGGAGCGGTAACGATCGAATGGCCAGAGGGCGGCAGCCGGACCATTTTCTTCCAAGGTGGTACTGCCGTATCCTACGATCAGTCGCAGGCAGACCAGGGACGCGGCATGACTGTCACGCGCGATGGCGACAACAGCATCGTTTTCGTCGGCGAGGAACGTTTTGTCATTCCTGACGCGGTCATCTGGGGCGGATGA
- a CDS encoding metallophosphoesterase family protein, with translation MVVKSLLSAILLLFISGSAFAQSLRVAVISDLNGSYGSTDYNPRVNAAVERIIKLAPDLVISTGDMVAGQRRPILSETQVKAMWQAFHAGVTDPLRSAGIPLLVTPGNHDASAYGGFEGERRIFAEQWRARKPAVDYIDDADYPFFYAFRMKNVTFVSLDATVIGPLQGGQSKRLRALAARDETLIAFSHLPLWPFAIGRETEIIGDTGLQDIFRSIDLDLHLSGHHHAFYPGWKDETVFVSQACLGGGPRRLLGTSTRSAHAITVLEISAQGEIDITAYTGDAFSFPIDWTKLPTQVGSGSSALKRLDLVP, from the coding sequence ATGGTAGTTAAGTCGCTTCTAAGCGCGATTTTACTGCTGTTCATTTCCGGGTCGGCCTTTGCCCAGTCTTTGCGGGTTGCGGTCATTTCCGACCTTAATGGCTCTTACGGATCGACAGACTACAATCCGCGCGTCAACGCCGCGGTCGAACGTATCATCAAGTTGGCTCCGGATCTGGTGATATCCACGGGCGACATGGTGGCAGGACAGCGCCGACCGATTCTAAGTGAAACACAGGTGAAGGCGATGTGGCAGGCGTTTCATGCCGGGGTCACCGACCCGCTGCGCAGTGCCGGCATCCCCCTGTTGGTCACACCCGGTAACCATGACGCCTCTGCCTATGGTGGCTTTGAAGGGGAACGCCGGATCTTTGCCGAACAATGGCGCGCAAGGAAACCGGCGGTCGATTACATTGATGACGCCGACTATCCGTTTTTCTACGCATTCCGGATGAAAAATGTCACATTCGTATCTTTGGATGCCACTGTCATCGGGCCACTGCAAGGCGGGCAATCCAAGCGGTTGCGCGCTCTTGCGGCGCGCGATGAGACGCTGATCGCTTTCAGTCATTTGCCGCTTTGGCCCTTCGCCATCGGGCGGGAAACAGAAATCATTGGTGACACGGGGCTCCAGGATATCTTCCGGTCCATTGATCTTGATCTGCACTTGTCGGGTCATCATCATGCGTTTTATCCTGGTTGGAAGGATGAAACGGTCTTTGTCAGTCAGGCTTGTCTGGGAGGTGGGCCGCGCCGATTGCTTGGCACAAGCACCCGAAGCGCACATGCGATCACGGTTCTGGAAATTTCCGCACAGGGTGAAATTGACATTACCGCTTATACGGGTGACGCGTTCTCTTTCCCGATTGACTGGACTAAATTGCCAACGCAGGTCGGCAGTGGTTCCTCCGCCTTGAAACGGCTTGATCTGGTGCCCTAG
- a CDS encoding heparan-alpha-glucosaminide N-acetyltransferase, with protein MCFADGRDSGRLCLLDLARAIALSQMVVFHFARDLELFGLIASGTTLTGGWALYARGIAASFLFLSGISLVLANEHGFRSRAWFRRFLLIAGAACLISLVTYAAIPSRFIYFGILHAIAAASLLGVPFLFLPAWVSAVAAVLVLIADASVGRDVFTAPWLAWTGLGAQVRASLDFIPLVPWFASFLFGIAFARTIHLRRLEPAWPQWFPVYAVSWLGRNSLAIYLLHQPILLALVWTTMKIAS; from the coding sequence ATGTGCTTTGCCGATGGACGCGACAGCGGAAGGTTATGTCTTCTTGACCTTGCCCGCGCAATCGCGCTGTCGCAGATGGTCGTGTTCCACTTTGCAAGAGATTTAGAGCTTTTCGGATTGATCGCGTCTGGAACCACCCTGACTGGGGGTTGGGCGCTTTACGCGCGCGGCATCGCCGCGAGCTTTCTGTTCTTATCTGGCATTAGCCTTGTTCTGGCCAATGAGCATGGTTTCCGCAGCAGAGCATGGTTTCGGCGGTTCCTTCTTATTGCAGGTGCCGCGTGCTTGATTTCTCTGGTGACTTACGCCGCTATACCATCGCGGTTCATCTATTTTGGCATTTTACACGCGATTGCTGCCGCGAGCCTTTTGGGTGTTCCGTTCCTTTTCTTGCCTGCCTGGGTATCCGCTGTTGCAGCGGTATTGGTCCTGATTGCAGATGCAAGTGTAGGGCGGGATGTGTTCACCGCCCCCTGGTTGGCGTGGACCGGTTTGGGGGCACAGGTGCGTGCTTCGTTGGATTTCATTCCGCTGGTGCCATGGTTCGCCTCGTTCCTCTTCGGCATTGCTTTTGCCCGGACCATTCATTTGCGGCGGTTGGAACCCGCGTGGCCGCAATGGTTTCCCGTTTATGCCGTTTCTTGGCTCGGCCGGAATAGTCTGGCCATCTACTTGCTGCATCAGCCCATACTGTTGGCTCTGGTTTGGACGACGATGAAGATAGCATCATGA
- a CDS encoding SdiA-regulated domain-containing protein — protein sequence MTVLWTRRTRTAVKVAAILSAILFGFSAFGSSESIQIRFESSEKIADRGHGFTEVSGLSLALDGGFWAVSDNTAMLFQLDEAGYVQPRSSLDADMDLEGVAIDVGGGRILAVREDTNEVLAFSNAGHLTRHSLLSMSGASGLAPHFSANDTKDGLEGISVDPETGIVYVLKERRPRLLIALSPDLAQVRQVIALTGSAGFASDKAEDDHLDVSGLAWDARRRGLWITSDTGKALFFFDIDRMQAQGWVLVDEARGHPRRVSNAEGVALSSDGQTIFIVTDDGKDSRLLTYRID from the coding sequence GTGACCGTGCTTTGGACGCGCAGAACGCGGACTGCGGTGAAGGTCGCAGCAATTCTCAGCGCGATTTTGTTCGGTTTTTCTGCGTTCGGATCCTCTGAAAGCATCCAGATAAGATTTGAAAGCTCTGAAAAGATTGCGGATCGCGGCCATGGCTTCACCGAGGTTTCGGGCCTCAGTCTGGCTCTAGACGGCGGGTTCTGGGCTGTAAGCGACAATACAGCAATGCTTTTTCAGCTAGATGAGGCGGGGTATGTTCAGCCGAGATCGTCCCTTGATGCTGACATGGACCTTGAAGGGGTGGCCATTGATGTCGGCGGCGGACGTATTCTTGCCGTGCGTGAAGACACGAACGAAGTGCTGGCTTTTTCAAATGCAGGCCATTTGACCCGTCATTCGCTTTTGTCGATGAGCGGGGCATCCGGTCTCGCGCCCCATTTTTCCGCCAATGACACGAAGGACGGATTGGAGGGGATCAGCGTCGATCCCGAGACCGGTATCGTCTACGTCTTGAAGGAACGGCGCCCGAGACTTTTGATTGCACTATCGCCGGATCTTGCGCAGGTGCGGCAGGTCATTGCGTTGACCGGATCTGCCGGTTTTGCATCGGACAAGGCGGAAGACGATCATCTGGATGTCTCGGGCCTCGCCTGGGACGCAAGGCGGCGGGGACTTTGGATAACCAGCGATACCGGAAAGGCGTTATTTTTCTTTGATATCGACAGGATGCAGGCACAGGGCTGGGTGCTAGTGGATGAGGCCCGGGGGCATCCACGTCGTGTCTCGAATGCCGAAGGCGTAGCGCTCAGCTCTGATGGGCAGACCATCTTTATCGTCACCGATGACGGTAAGGACTCTCGCCTACTGACCTATCGAATAGACTGA
- a CDS encoding peptidyl-prolyl cis-trans isomerase: MTDVTFHGLLKSSFVHFIALGGLIFVVFAMLDDTPSSPPPDAIVLTAPEAARLVDQFTATWRRPPTAQELEALMQSWAVEEANVREALELGLDRGDAVIRQRLNLKMQFLSESGAAVLEPEDAELQAYLDANPERFMQPPDIAFEQVLLPEEGAASEIRVLLENGADPATLGVASLLPSSFPMTPAPVIDRTFGAGFDATLAALPLNSWQGPVPSGYGQHLVRVTDRSDPTLPPLSEIRNRVEAEWRADRTKTLRESYTQAVLARYSVTLPDAGEVLNQ, from the coding sequence ATGACAGACGTGACGTTTCACGGTTTACTGAAATCTTCGTTCGTGCATTTCATCGCTCTGGGCGGTCTGATCTTTGTCGTTTTCGCGATGCTTGACGACACGCCCTCGTCGCCGCCGCCCGATGCTATTGTACTGACCGCGCCAGAGGCCGCCAGGTTGGTGGATCAGTTTACGGCTACGTGGCGCCGTCCGCCGACGGCGCAGGAGTTGGAGGCATTGATGCAGTCCTGGGCCGTTGAGGAAGCCAATGTCCGGGAGGCGCTGGAGCTTGGGCTGGATCGCGGGGACGCGGTGATCCGGCAACGGTTGAACTTGAAGATGCAGTTCCTGTCGGAGTCGGGCGCCGCCGTGCTGGAGCCGGAAGACGCAGAGTTGCAAGCCTATCTCGATGCGAATCCGGAACGGTTCATGCAACCACCAGACATCGCATTCGAGCAGGTGCTTTTGCCCGAGGAAGGGGCTGCGTCCGAGATCCGGGTATTGCTGGAAAACGGTGCCGATCCCGCGACGCTCGGGGTTGCCAGCTTGCTGCCATCAAGCTTCCCGATGACGCCCGCACCGGTCATTGACCGGACCTTCGGGGCGGGATTTGACGCGACCCTGGCCGCGTTGCCGCTGAACTCGTGGCAGGGGCCGGTTCCAAGCGGTTATGGCCAGCATCTGGTGCGCGTGACCGACCGGTCGGACCCAACCCTTCCGCCGTTGTCCGAGATCCGAAATCGGGTCGAGGCCGAATGGCGTGCTGACCGGACGAAGACACTGCGTGAAAGCTACACTCAGGCCGTGCTCGCCCGATACTCGGTCACATTGCCGGATGCTGGTGAGGTACTGAACCAGTGA
- a CDS encoding helix-turn-helix domain-containing protein, protein MSKFKRISCYDNRPGRNSRASLFSSPDVFRLSDKAQGKATISKYSIGNMVVGQVRSTGHEVEVRESFGVSIVVPLQGYLRSSANRKEHEALANVSALLFSPNRRKTEVFSPNGDEFLGVPVVVPFSEIANAAERMGIPLRQANRTNSFSFALSHQKHQLSGELVHGCMAMYSEIARGSRRLDLPGVHTQWSQFVSEKVVELLDDAGLFHLPQIASLSTKGRHVKRAMEYMRANLSDIVMITEVARACGLSNRTLEQAFKDAVSMTPLQVLTSFRLDEARAMLLAPDDGKSVTDAALACGFRHLGRFARVYGERFGELPSETRARR, encoded by the coding sequence TTGTCGAAATTCAAACGTATTTCATGCTACGACAATCGGCCGGGCCGTAATTCTAGGGCAAGTCTGTTTTCTAGTCCGGACGTGTTTCGCCTGTCCGACAAGGCTCAAGGCAAAGCGACGATATCAAAATACTCAATCGGTAATATGGTTGTCGGTCAAGTGCGATCTACCGGTCACGAGGTTGAGGTAAGAGAGAGTTTCGGTGTTTCCATTGTGGTGCCGCTTCAGGGGTATCTCAGGTCTTCTGCAAATCGTAAGGAGCACGAAGCCCTTGCCAACGTAAGTGCTCTATTGTTTTCGCCTAATCGCCGCAAAACTGAAGTTTTTTCACCGAATGGAGATGAGTTCTTAGGTGTACCGGTAGTCGTCCCCTTCTCGGAAATCGCCAATGCAGCAGAGCGCATGGGCATTCCACTTCGTCAGGCAAATCGCACGAATTCTTTTAGCTTCGCACTTAGCCATCAGAAGCATCAACTGTCCGGTGAATTAGTCCATGGTTGTATGGCGATGTATTCCGAGATTGCTCGGGGTTCGCGGCGGCTGGACTTGCCGGGGGTCCACACGCAGTGGAGCCAGTTTGTCTCGGAAAAAGTGGTCGAGTTGTTGGACGACGCAGGCCTATTCCACCTTCCTCAGATTGCGTCACTTTCAACCAAAGGTCGGCATGTTAAGCGTGCGATGGAATACATGCGGGCGAACTTGTCTGACATCGTGATGATTACCGAAGTTGCCAGAGCCTGCGGTTTAAGCAACCGAACACTGGAACAAGCCTTTAAGGATGCAGTGTCCATGACACCGTTGCAGGTTTTGACTTCGTTCCGGCTTGATGAGGCGCGTGCTATGCTGCTGGCGCCCGATGACGGCAAATCTGTGACGGATGCGGCGCTCGCCTGCGGGTTCCGGCATCTTGGCCGCTTCGCGCGCGTTTATGGCGAGCGTTTCGGGGAATTACCCTCCGAAACGCGTGCACGCCGGTAG
- a CDS encoding GlsB/YeaQ/YmgE family stress response membrane protein, with protein MKRTQLSFLVALAAGPALAQEGAAEAVGTGLGLVIGLLIMIVVGAVVGWLAGLIVKGSGLGFWGDVVVGIGGSILAGFLFPMLGITIGTGFLATFVPAVIGAALLLLIVRMIRRST; from the coding sequence ATGAAAAGAACACAGCTTTCATTTTTAGTGGCTTTGGCCGCGGGGCCGGCGCTGGCACAGGAAGGCGCTGCGGAAGCGGTTGGTACGGGTCTGGGATTGGTGATCGGTCTTTTGATCATGATCGTTGTCGGTGCAGTTGTCGGCTGGCTTGCAGGCCTTATCGTTAAGGGCAGCGGACTGGGATTTTGGGGGGATGTCGTGGTGGGGATCGGTGGATCGATCCTGGCGGGGTTTCTGTTCCCAATGCTCGGCATCACGATCGGAACCGGTTTCCTGGCGACATTCGTTCCTGCGGTTATTGGTGCCGCGCTTCTTCTTCTGATCGTCCGAATGATCCGCCGGTCAACCTGA
- a CDS encoding serine hydrolase: MKYPGTLRLKTPCCKPPMPSGLDLFSGLSARKGIPGFGPFYVSFPLQKAFAALFCLITLAISPGPVAADQVTPIACVTDQAVPDAIAAKLDSTLLTVIDGDAESAEVVGFAPGSELFVRSPDWTYHRSAGTADIATNAPLDCGRPFQIGSNSKMITATILMQLVEEGELSLDDLLAVHLPEVAAALPFGDMITIRQLSNHTSGIFSYTDNAPNGVPGIMEGALSDQDLLARSYTPEELIRFVIDNGAPNFEPGAQGQWSYSNTGYILIGMILEKITGKPLGDLFRDRIFEPLGMQNSFLWNGVPQPEFNLPRSYYQPPFDLDTTDWNMSQAWAAGGVISTAQDMDLFIRGLMAGRLFNDPATLSAMLEGVPTDGGFMTYGIGIGEKPGGFWGHGGQTLGYESDIGLFRDQDISLVIWTNSARNLAALGSSLVFGALAESGALEKRADAAQSLTGTRWVWASATDASGHTTTVEDPQRYAIFFQDGGDLAVKADCNRVLGKYDQKDDALSMVTKVSTKALCEPDSLEDKFLKALQETTGFQWNDKTLVLVLGQNAGTMEFAHDTTN, encoded by the coding sequence ATGAAATATCCGGGTACTCTTCGCCTTAAGACGCCATGTTGTAAGCCACCTATGCCGTCAGGTCTTGATCTTTTCAGCGGACTATCGGCCCGCAAAGGCATTCCTGGCTTCGGGCCATTTTACGTGTCCTTTCCCCTCCAGAAGGCTTTCGCCGCCTTGTTCTGCCTTATTACTCTGGCTATTTCGCCCGGTCCGGTTGCAGCAGATCAAGTAACACCAATCGCCTGTGTCACAGATCAGGCAGTTCCCGATGCAATTGCCGCCAAGCTCGATTCAACCCTTCTGACAGTGATCGACGGCGACGCGGAATCAGCAGAAGTAGTGGGATTTGCGCCAGGCTCTGAATTGTTCGTCCGGTCGCCAGACTGGACTTACCACCGTTCCGCCGGCACGGCAGATATCGCGACGAATGCACCTTTGGACTGTGGCCGGCCGTTTCAGATCGGCAGCAATTCGAAGATGATAACAGCGACCATTCTGATGCAGCTTGTCGAGGAAGGTGAACTTTCGCTTGACGATCTTCTTGCCGTGCATTTGCCAGAGGTCGCCGCCGCACTTCCTTTCGGCGACATGATTACGATCCGGCAACTGTCCAATCACACCTCGGGCATCTTCAGCTATACCGACAACGCCCCGAACGGTGTGCCGGGTATCATGGAGGGTGCGCTGTCCGATCAGGATCTTCTGGCCAGAAGCTATACACCTGAAGAGTTGATCCGCTTTGTGATCGACAACGGGGCGCCGAATTTCGAACCGGGTGCGCAGGGCCAGTGGTCATATAGCAATACCGGCTACATTCTGATCGGCATGATCCTTGAAAAGATCACCGGCAAGCCTTTGGGCGATCTGTTTCGCGACCGGATATTCGAACCGCTGGGGATGCAGAACAGCTTTCTTTGGAACGGGGTGCCGCAGCCAGAATTCAACTTGCCCCGCTCTTACTATCAGCCGCCTTTCGACTTGGATACGACCGACTGGAACATGTCACAGGCCTGGGCCGCAGGTGGTGTCATATCGACGGCTCAGGACATGGACCTGTTCATACGCGGCCTGATGGCGGGTAGGCTCTTTAACGATCCGGCGACGCTTTCGGCAATGTTGGAAGGTGTCCCGACCGATGGCGGTTTCATGACATATGGCATCGGGATCGGCGAAAAGCCCGGCGGCTTCTGGGGGCATGGTGGCCAGACCTTGGGCTATGAATCCGACATTGGCCTGTTTCGTGATCAGGATATATCGCTGGTAATCTGGACGAATTCGGCGCGCAACCTCGCAGCTCTGGGTTCTAGCCTTGTGTTTGGGGCCCTTGCCGAATCTGGGGCTCTGGAAAAGCGCGCCGATGCTGCCCAGTCTTTGACGGGAACCCGGTGGGTCTGGGCTTCGGCGACGGATGCCAGTGGACACACCACGACAGTCGAGGATCCGCAACGCTACGCGATCTTCTTTCAGGACGGCGGTGATCTGGCCGTAAAGGCAGATTGCAACCGTGTTTTGGGCAAATACGATCAAAAGGACGACGCATTGTCGATGGTGACCAAAGTGTCGACCAAGGCGCTTTGTGAGCCCGACTCGTTGGAAGACAAATTTCTGAAGGCGCTGCAAGAAACAACCGGATTCCAATGGAATGACAAAACCCTTGTCCTTGTTTTGGGGCAGAACGCTGGAACTATGGAGTTTGCACATGACACAACCAACTGA
- a CDS encoding phospholipase D-like domain-containing protein codes for MKPKLFSRLLLLAFSGFLTACTELRPVDLPSQSTSSPSTTGVWPELDSIYAGDWQLPLNEGRVALEWRLRAIDSATQSIDLQSFIWTLDKSGSLIHDRLIRAADRGVDVKILIDDSFLAGADRQTLALHEHENIQYRVYNPYKRRSTNAITRQILNLSEFHRLDHRMHNKTMVVDNQVAIIGGRNLADEYFGIDQDYNFRDMELLIGGPVVPEISMSFDNYWNDQWSFPIDAVSHLRTRNTARSAISQRAQTLSSFFPVLDDAQRDQIWRQTVRQSFRGTTMLYVDKPPGVAPDAAEDRPVQVAGELAQLINSARQEVVIVSAYLIPTPTITAVLRNAAQRGVSVRILTNSINSNNHVSAYAAYRTHVAELMTFGTQIHELRADGKGRSRYILPPISEKKLGLHAKYMIVDGSRVFVGSSNLDPRSLRINTEIGLVVESRALSERLLKLTEPDFAATSSWQLTLTSEGKINWIGDGGILVSEPASHGFQKMEEWFFAHLPIETEL; via the coding sequence ATGAAACCGAAATTGTTTTCGAGACTTCTTTTGCTTGCATTTTCGGGCTTCCTGACAGCGTGTACAGAACTACGACCCGTAGATTTGCCATCGCAATCTACGAGTTCACCATCGACAACCGGCGTCTGGCCGGAACTTGACAGTATTTATGCGGGTGACTGGCAGCTGCCTTTGAATGAAGGGCGAGTAGCGCTTGAGTGGCGTCTTCGCGCGATTGATTCCGCAACGCAATCTATCGATTTGCAAAGTTTCATATGGACGTTGGACAAGTCAGGAAGCCTAATCCATGATCGACTAATTCGGGCTGCAGACCGCGGAGTGGACGTCAAAATCCTGATTGACGACTCCTTCCTTGCAGGAGCGGACCGACAAACACTCGCGCTTCACGAACATGAAAACATCCAATACCGAGTGTACAATCCGTACAAGCGTCGATCCACCAATGCAATCACCAGACAAATCCTTAACCTGTCAGAGTTTCATCGCTTGGATCACAGGATGCACAACAAAACCATGGTTGTCGACAATCAGGTCGCAATTATTGGCGGTCGCAACCTTGCCGACGAATACTTTGGTATAGATCAGGATTATAATTTCCGGGATATGGAGTTGCTAATCGGCGGTCCGGTCGTTCCAGAAATATCAATGTCTTTTGACAACTACTGGAATGATCAATGGTCCTTTCCAATTGATGCCGTTAGTCACCTGAGGACACGAAACACTGCGCGAAGCGCGATCAGCCAAAGAGCACAGACCTTGTCCTCTTTCTTCCCAGTTTTGGATGATGCGCAACGGGATCAAATTTGGCGTCAGACCGTTCGGCAATCATTCCGAGGGACTACGATGCTCTACGTGGACAAACCGCCCGGTGTGGCTCCAGACGCGGCAGAGGACAGACCTGTTCAGGTCGCTGGCGAACTTGCGCAACTGATAAACAGTGCGCGTCAGGAAGTTGTGATCGTATCAGCATACTTGATTCCGACTCCGACCATCACCGCTGTCTTACGAAACGCCGCGCAACGGGGTGTAAGTGTGCGGATTCTGACAAACTCCATCAACTCAAACAATCACGTATCGGCATACGCGGCCTATCGAACTCACGTCGCAGAGCTAATGACTTTTGGTACCCAGATTCATGAATTGCGCGCAGATGGGAAGGGTAGATCACGATACATTCTGCCACCGATAAGTGAAAAGAAACTGGGCCTGCATGCCAAATACATGATTGTGGACGGCAGTCGCGTTTTTGTAGGCAGCTCTAACTTGGACCCAAGATCCTTACGGATTAACACGGAGATTGGTTTGGTCGTCGAAAGCCGTGCACTGAGCGAGAGGCTGCTGAAGCTGACCGAACCCGATTTCGCGGCGACTAGTTCGTGGCAACTAACGCTGACCTCTGAAGGTAAAATAAACTGGATCGGGGACGGCGGTATTTTGGTTTCCGAGCCGGCGAGTCACGGATTCCAAAAGATGGAGGAATGGTTTTTTGCACATCTTCCGATAGAAACGGAACTTTAG